One Leptidea sinapis chromosome 32, ilLepSina1.1, whole genome shotgun sequence genomic region harbors:
- the LOC126974262 gene encoding uncharacterized protein LOC126974262 — MMSKKQLACMLALHIVYLLVGASIFYHIESPVEVAQRAEEKLERLEIQNLLYENYIPNDPQKQDGILRKLSDYCGKSMYNYTTEDEEPPYKWDFYHSFFFSYTVVSTIGYGNLAPTTHLGRILMIFYGLFGIPINGILLANLGEYFGMQLISVYRKYKKRNEKRADKLDYFYNNLGMLGQIFLYLVPGFLFFIFLPACIFVVFEGWDFVAGVYYAFVTLTTIGFGDLVAGTINNGFKYGFFLTYQIFLIVWITFGLGYIVMLLGFITSGMRSEKVHRLEQKFAYQLKSTQSKILQGFTRDVAVIRKIINEANLIKLKPVYVESKPHIHRSVSCPTFTYDVEPRGPIYKRKRANSENIQLSAKDMLRIQSDTDLLGIDKEKTFTASAIIKPAELLARVVNVLGGFQPPDSRQGINIFDDEHILASESPPFFSIGHDIIAPKRTRALSVAVPNYMKEPVPEYDHDYTWSNGDTAEKYRKEANIRSGKLSLPTSMPQATEDAQPKSLLERLFRKKSSSESPTEYIKSTMKGRGSSGQIPTDQSNEKVRRSSIFPTFGFGGEQKKEIDSSKERTSHRRFSIFPTFDFSEDEDTATVKEYQQRPKRHSIFPTFDFSADTNDDVKAYRERTRRGRHSIFPTFDFSDHNTSNDEETMDEDEISRYQNRTRRGRTSLFPTFGKSKKSDDDTLPESSDELVNYKEKTKHGRSSLLPTFGKSRKVSSPEESCSDLERSIKQYQNQTRRGRSSCFAGDATSFRNDDSSISNDIENYINRTHRGRKSLFDPDVNISTLPESEQVEVLENTSVADLLRALAVLETANAQTMDDSPNYGGTSVRRGSLRPDLPTIPSHMDDQMGPRRRRVSARLAAPQFTPTLATVVAGAELQITAASQRENRMTMLSQPPPPYTESEDYKPRVRRYSPAPMPASSEARSAAPVARLFSRSRKDSSQEDTSRRSSLTDIVIDNNKDKT; from the exons ATGATGTCCAAGAAGCAACTCGCTTGCATGCTGGCTTTGCACATAGTGTATCTATTAGTTGGTGCAAGTATATTTTATCACATCGAGAGTCCAGTGGAGGTGGCTCAAAGAGCCGAAGAAAAACTTGAACGACTTGAAATCCAAA ATTTACTCTACGAGAACTACATTCCAAATGACCCTCAGAAGCAGGACGGTATCCTCCGCAAGTTATCAGACTACTGCGGCAAATCCATGTACAACTACACCACTGAGGATGAAGAGCCTCCTTACAAATGGGACTTCTATCACTCTTTCTTCTTCTCGTACACCGTCGTGAGCACTatag gATATGGCAATTTAGCTCCAACAACACATCTTGGAAGgatattaatgatattttatggTCTATTCGGCATTCCCATCAATGGTATTCTGCTCGCCAATCTTGGTGAATACTTTGGAATGCAG CTCATTTCTGTGTATCGTAAATACAAGAAACGAAATGAGAAACGAGCCGATAAACTGGACTACTTCTATAACAACCTCGGAATGCTGGGTCAGATCTTTCTGTATCTAGTACCAGGCTTCCTGTTCTTCATCTTCCTACCGGCCTGTATTTTCGTCGTGTTTGAGGGTTGGGATTTTGTTGCAGGAGTATATTATGCATTTGTTACACTTACTACCATTGGATTTGGTGACTTGGTTGCAG GAACTATCAACAACGGTTTTAAATACGGCTTTTTTCTTACGTACCAGATATTCTTGATTGTATGGATTACATTTGGTCTTGGATATATTGTGATGTTACTAGGATTTATCACCAGTGGAATGAGGTCCGAAAAAGTACATAGACTAGAACAAAAGTTTGCTTACCAGCTAAAATCGACGCAAAGTAAAATACTACAGGGATTTACCCGAGACGTAGCGGTTATaaggaaaataataaatgaagccAATCTAATAAAATTGAAG CCAGTATACGTCGAATCCAAACCACACATTCATCGAAGTGTTAGTTGTCCAACCTTCACATATGATGTTGAGCCCAGAGGACCTATATACAAACGAAAAAGAGCTAATTCGGAAAATATCCAACTTTCTGCGAAGGATATGCTACGAATTCAATCAGATACCGATTTACTCGGAATCGACAAAGAAAAAACATTCACGGCGTCTGCAATAATCAAACCAGCTGAATTATTAGCAAGAGTTGTAAATGTTTTAGGGGGTTTTCAACCTCCAGACTCCAGGCaaggtataaatatatttgatgatGAACATATTTTAGCAAGTGAAAGTCCTCCCTTCTTTAGCATTGGTCATGATATTATTGCACCAAAAAGGACAAGAGCTTTGAGTGTCGCTGTACCAAATTATATGAAAGAACCTGTGCCCGAATATGATCACGATTATACTTggtctaacggagatacagcagaaaaatatagaaaagaagCAAATATTCGAAGTGGTAAATTGTCGTTACCCACAAGTATGCCACAAGCTACTGAAGATGCGCAACCAAAGAGTCTATTAGAAAGattgtttagaaaaaaaagttCAAGTGAAAGTCCAACTGAATATATCAAAAGTACAATGAAAGGTCGCGGAAGTAGTGGTCAAATACCAACAGATCAATCAAATGAAAAAGTTAGAAGATCAAGTATTTTTCCTACTTTTGGTTTTGGAGGTGAGCAGAAAAAAGAGATTGATTCTTCTAAAGAACGAACAAGTCATAGAAGATTCAGTATTTTCCCTACATTTGATTTTTCGGAAGATGAAGATACTGCAACAGTTAAGGAGTATCAGCAGAGACCAAAGAGACATAGTATATTTCCTACTTTTGATTTTAGTGCAGACACAAATGATGACGTAAAGGCATATAGGGAAAGAACAAGACGGGGGCGACACAGCATCTTTCCTACTTTTGATTTTAGTGATCACAATAcaagtaacgatgaggaaacaATGGATGAGGATGAAATAAGCAGATATCAAAATAGAACACGCCGAGGACGTACAAGTTTATTCCCAACATTTGGCAAGTCTAAGAAAAGCGATGATGACACACTGCCAGAGAGTTCTGATGAATTAGTTAActataaagaaaaaacaaagcATGGCCGGAGTAGTTTATTACCAACCTTTGGCAAAAGCCGCAAGGTTAGTTCACCTGAAGAGAGTTGTAGTGATTTAGAACGAAGTATAAAGCAATATCAAAATCAAACACGGCGTGGACGGAGCAGTTGTTTTGCTGGGGATGCAACGAGCTTTAGAAATGATGATAGTTCAATATCTAATGAcatagaaaattatataaatagaacACACCGTGGGCGTAAAAGTCTTTTTGATCCTGATGTCAATATCAGTACGCTACCAGAATCAGAACAAGTAGAAGTTTTGGAGAATACAAGTGTTGCTGATTTGTTACGTGCCTTAGCTGTGTTAGAGACGGCTAATGCTCAGACTATGGACGACAGCCCCAATTACGGCGGCACTTCAGTCCGTCGCGGGTCCTTACGACCGGATCTTCCAACTATACCGAGTCATATGGATGATCAAATGGGACCAAGACGTCGCAGGGTATCTGCGCGGCTCGCAGCTCCTCAATTCACCCCCACATTGGCGACTGTTGTTGCTGGAGCAGAATTACAAATCACTGCAGCTTCGCAAAGAGAGAACAGAATGACCATGTTATCTCAGCCACCACCTCCTTACACTGAATCTGAAGATTATAAGCCACGGGTTCGACGTTATTCACCAGCTCCTATGCCTGCTTCGAGTGAGGCACGATCAGCCGCACCCGTCGCCAGACTATTTTCTAGAAGTCGTAAAGACAGTTCACAAGAAGATACTTCTAGACGCAGTAGTTTAACAGATATTGTAATAGacaataataaagataaaacgTAG